CATTTTGCAGTTGGCGGAACCTGTCGCGGTCAGACGTCGCACGCTCCAAGCGGGCTTGGGCCAAGGACAGCTCAAACTCTTGGTCGGTGTCATCAAGCCGCATCACTATATCGCCCTGCGCAAATCGCGTGCCCGCCGAGATGCCAAGTGCTGTGATTTGCCCACCGGACGGGGCGCGCAGCGTGACGGAGCGGGACGCGAATCCCGTGCCGATTGCGGTGAACGAAAGATCATCTGCAACAATACTGGTCGTGGCTATGATGACGGGCGTGCCTGTTGCCTGTTGGGTCGGTGCAGGGGCGGATTGAACCATGCTGCCTGGCGCGCCCAAAAGCGCGGACAATTCGGCGCGGTACTGCCACGCGCCACCTGCGCAGGCTAATATCACAGCGCAAACAACCAGTTGTTTCCAGAAGGACGTACGTGTCATGTCTTGGATCCCACCTACATTCTCATGGCCTTAACATATAGCGTCATTGGCCCCTGCGTCATCCATCCTCTGAGACGCACCGTCCTCATAGGTGTTATCCCCACGCGAGGGGGAAAGCTCTACATAAATTCCTGACTGAGATTTTTGTGGCATCAGTCCACCTGCATCCACAGAATTTGGAGGCCCACTATGCCGAGCAATATGACCCGCATGTCTTTCAATGTTGTCTCTGGCGCGGTCTCACCACGCGCGGGCAGACACGGTCGCGGTTTTTGGGCCTCAAATATGGGTGTGGACGGTTTCTGGGCCGTGCGGGCGGTGCCGAATATACTTTGGTGCGCGGTCATGACGGGCTTGTTATTGGCGCCTTCAATCAAGCCACCCCCCCTGAGGACGGCGTTGGTGTCTTGAAGCACTTTCATGGCCCCGCAAACCATGCGCCGGTCTTCCCCTGAGTTGATTGGCGGAATGCCCAGATCTTCGGCTTGCTCTGCAATCCAGCGGCACATATTGCCCATGGCAAACGATGTAATTGCCGTGACTGTTTATCAGGAGCGGCATCACGATATTCGGCAACCATATCTTGCCCGCCTCGCCCAACATATAAAAAATGCCCACCTTGACAGGCTCCGTGACTGGCGCGCCCTTGCCCTTCCAATCCGGGCTCAGTGTATCAAGCTCAGAAGGGGCAAGCACAGCCCCCGACAAGATATACGCCCCAACCTTACCCCTTTTTTCAAGGGCCACCACACGATGCAATTGGCGTCCAATTTCTTCGGCCGGATCGCCTGCGACAGGCCAGCAGGCCTCGTCACGCCAAAGATCACCACATCATATTACATCGCGTCGCATATCATGTCTGACATCACAAAATGCCCTCTTCAGGTTGAGCTTTAGCGCAGCCCATCCTCCCCCTTTGCGTCTTCGTGCTTTAGCCCACCAACCCGTGGCAATGGCCTGCCGCTGTCAGTGACGGCAATGGCGACCAGAATCTCTTTTGGCCGGGGTGCATCATTAAAGCGGATTTCAATGCCGTCGAAATGCGACCGCACATAAGCTGCATCTTTGTGGCCCAGCGGTATATCAAGATCCTGACCAAGCCCGCCACGTTTCTTGGAGGACGGGACAAGGGCCGTCCCCTTTTCCACCGCCACGCGCAAAGGCGCGCCCATCTTGGGATGCAAAAGTGCGGCGGCATGTTCCAGTTCGCCATCCTCTCCAACCATCGCAGCCTTGCCATAGCTTTCGACATCAGCGGGCTTGATCCCGAGCGCGGCCACAGCTTTCTCGCCCAGCATCCCGCCCAGCTCTGCGCCAATCTCCATCAGCGGCTCAAGGTCCTCGACATATTGTCCTGCAAAAGGGTTCTCGATGACCGCACAGGCCACGGCCTTGCGGGTTGGTGGCCCGATTGGTTTACCGCCCTCAATATGCGTTTCTTCGACCCAAACGCCAATTTTTCTGATACGCGCTTTCATTTCAAACCATCCTCCCCTTTGATATCCGATGCGTCCAATCCGCCGGAGCGGGAATGGATACGCGGCCCAGTCATCATGACCAACGCAAACAGCAGTTCATTTGTACGGGGCGCATCGTTGAGGCCAACTTCCATACTGTCAAAATGGCTGCGCACGTAGGACGCGTTGATATGGGCAATTGGCACATCAAGGCGGCTGCCGGTGCCGCCAACCTTTTTAGCGGACGGCACAATCGCCTTGGTCCCGCCAATAACTTCGCGCATGGCATAACCACCGGGCGCGTGCCAAAGCGCGCCATGCTCCAGCTCTCCCGCCGCACCAACAAGCGAGCCTTTGCCGTATCCTGAGACCTTGTCGGCCCCGCCGACAGCGGCGGCAAGACGCTGCGCCAATTGCAGGCCAAGTGGGCGAAGATCGTCCATGAACCACTGGATATCCGGCTCAAAACGGCCAGCAAACGGGTTGGTAATCACGGCAAAACAGGCACCGCGCAGCAATGGCACATCAACTGGGGGACCGCCTTCGTGGTAAATCTCTTCGACACTCAAGACGATTTTGCGCACTTCCAACTCTGACATCTTCTAACTCCGTTATGTATTGAGATTGGCTAAACCCCTGGCCAACCGTGATATTTTGACCCTGCAAAAACAGCGCGGCCCCTTTGATCTGGTCCAAGAAAAGCATTGATTGTGCTTGCGTGTGCCCAGCTTCAAGGGCCGCTTTACAGTCTGCCGCCTTCAAGAGAGGGACGCCAGTGACGACAAGCCGCGCGCCAAGATCGCTGTCGGGTGACAAATCACTGGCGGGTTCGCGTATAATATCCGGACAATCGGGCAGATCGACCGCATTGGCGATCAGCGTTGCCGCAACATCGGCTTGCGCTGCGGTCGCGGCAAGCACTGTAACACTATCTGCAACACCAAGCGAATGACTGCGGCCCAGCCGACCGCTAGTGGCGATCCCGCGAATGCCGTCTGCGGATGTGAACCGGATGCGCCCCAGATCGCTGCCATCGACTTGGGCCATTGCAACCAAATACTCTGTGTCCTCTGACAGATGCACAGCAA
The nucleotide sequence above comes from Roseovarius carneus. Encoded proteins:
- a CDS encoding amino acid synthesis family protein, whose product is MKARIRKIGVWVEETHIEGGKPIGPPTRKAVACAVIENPFAGQYVEDLEPLMEIGAELGGMLGEKAVAALGIKPADVESYGKAAMVGEDGELEHAAALLHPKMGAPLRVAVEKGTALVPSSKKRGGLGQDLDIPLGHKDAAYVRSHFDGIEIRFNDAPRPKEILVAIAVTDSGRPLPRVGGLKHEDAKGEDGLR
- a CDS encoding amino acid synthesis family protein, translating into MSELEVRKIVLSVEEIYHEGGPPVDVPLLRGACFAVITNPFAGRFEPDIQWFMDDLRPLGLQLAQRLAAAVGGADKVSGYGKGSLVGAAGELEHGALWHAPGGYAMREVIGGTKAIVPSAKKVGGTGSRLDVPIAHINASYVRSHFDSMEVGLNDAPRTNELLFALVMMTGPRIHSRSGGLDASDIKGEDGLK
- a CDS encoding UPF0280 family protein; this translates as MQGPQAAILGAGDRLHLHHGPIDLIIGADAEKPGARQVAFEAAHQRFQTILEGLVEGLVQHRSQLTPRTPAPADPVAQRMYQAAGPSCEQSFVTPMIAVAGAVADEILAAMCSAVPLQRAYVNNGGDIAVHLSEDTEYLVAMAQVDGSDLGRIRFTSADGIRGIATSGRLGRSHSLGVADSVTVLAATAAQADVAATLIANAVDLPDCPDIIREPASDLSPDSDLGARLVVTGVPLLKAADCKAALEAGHTQAQSMLFLDQIKGAALFLQGQNITVGQGFSQSQYITELEDVRVGSAQNRLECRRDLPRRRSPS